A single Brevundimonas sp. M20 DNA region contains:
- a CDS encoding serine hydrolase domain-containing protein: MTSLPDIQGICPAAFAAVKDAFAANFNDAPEGLNEQGARFSVRMGGETVIDLWGGSADAAGTIPFGERTLTPVFSTGKAVMALLIATCVERGLMDYEATVASYWPAFGQAGKDRITVAQMMSHQAGLPGFDTPEDPAIWFDREATLARLCAQTPMWAPGTASGYSPIVIGYLAGELFRIVDGRTMGTALREDFPGLDLWIGLPEAEHDRVAQMRKPTKATSLGEIDAIKKAAFLDKGSSPGGRGSAEWRSIEIPSANLHGTAPDLARIVGVLATGGEFEGRTVLSPEVLAAATRERVHGQDRVLPYEMSWAAGFTRNSGLNIFGTNPDAVGHCGWGGSCAFADPARGLSAAYVMTRQSPHLIGDPRAQRLIGALYGAL, from the coding sequence ATGACCTCCCTCCCCGACATCCAAGGCATCTGCCCTGCCGCCTTCGCCGCCGTGAAGGACGCCTTCGCCGCCAATTTCAATGACGCGCCCGAAGGGCTGAACGAACAGGGCGCGCGGTTCAGCGTCCGCATGGGCGGCGAGACGGTCATCGACCTGTGGGGCGGTTCGGCTGATGCGGCGGGGACGATCCCGTTCGGCGAGCGGACCCTGACCCCGGTGTTCTCGACCGGCAAGGCGGTGATGGCCCTGCTGATCGCCACCTGCGTCGAGCGTGGTCTGATGGACTATGAGGCGACCGTGGCCAGCTACTGGCCGGCCTTCGGTCAGGCGGGCAAGGACCGGATCACCGTCGCCCAGATGATGAGCCATCAGGCGGGTCTGCCGGGCTTTGATACGCCCGAGGATCCGGCCATCTGGTTCGACCGCGAGGCGACCTTGGCCCGGCTGTGCGCCCAGACGCCGATGTGGGCGCCGGGCACGGCCTCGGGCTATAGCCCCATCGTCATCGGCTATCTGGCGGGCGAGCTGTTCCGCATCGTCGATGGGCGGACCATGGGCACGGCCCTGCGGGAAGACTTCCCCGGTCTCGATCTGTGGATCGGCCTGCCGGAGGCCGAGCACGACCGCGTCGCCCAGATGCGCAAGCCGACCAAGGCCACCAGCCTCGGCGAGATCGACGCGATCAAGAAGGCCGCCTTCCTCGACAAGGGCTCCTCGCCCGGCGGGCGCGGTTCGGCCGAGTGGCGGTCAATCGAGATCCCGTCCGCCAACCTGCACGGCACGGCGCCCGATCTGGCGCGGATCGTCGGTGTTCTGGCGACCGGTGGTGAGTTCGAGGGACGGACGGTGCTGTCGCCGGAGGTGCTGGCAGCCGCGACGCGCGAGCGTGTTCACGGGCAGGACCGGGTGCTGCCCTATGAGATGAGCTGGGCCGCCGGGTTCACCCGCAACTCGGGCCTCAACATCTTCGGGACCAATCCGGACGCCGTGGGCCATTGCGGCTGGGGCGGTAGCTGCGCCTTCGCCGATCCGGCGAGGGGGCTGTCGGCGGCCTATGTCATGACCCGGCAGTCGCCGCATCTCATTGGCGACCCGAGGGCGCAGCGGCTGATCGGAGCGCTGTACGGGGCGCTTTGA
- a CDS encoding EcsC family protein, with the protein MTRTPESLPEIIDPDDVPTGLVAVADERAVKAQMLLWRDKVLKRPGLWDKATRGTQDRINRIIPERVHQIVTTGVEAMTKGILFGSDLLKAKPMTAGGLAVREEKARATIRAYRNTASIEGGVAGAGGFVLAAADFPALMAIKVRMLGEIVAAYGWGGGSVRERLFVLHIFHLAFASARRRPEALADLERWIADIDQPQVLTDYDWRTFQLEYRDHIDLAKMAQLLPLIGAPVGAVVNWRLVERLGETAIMACRMRWFAEADCLSNPEVP; encoded by the coding sequence ATGACCCGCACACCCGAAAGCCTGCCTGAAATCATTGATCCGGACGATGTGCCGACCGGTCTGGTCGCTGTCGCGGACGAGCGCGCCGTGAAGGCGCAGATGCTTCTATGGCGCGACAAGGTGCTGAAGCGCCCGGGCCTCTGGGACAAGGCGACGCGCGGGACACAGGACCGGATCAACCGGATCATCCCCGAGCGGGTGCATCAGATCGTCACCACGGGGGTGGAGGCGATGACGAAAGGTATTCTGTTCGGCTCTGATCTTCTGAAGGCCAAGCCCATGACGGCGGGCGGACTGGCCGTGAGGGAGGAGAAGGCCCGCGCGACGATCCGCGCCTATCGGAACACCGCCAGCATCGAAGGCGGAGTGGCGGGGGCCGGCGGCTTCGTGCTGGCCGCCGCCGACTTCCCGGCCCTGATGGCGATCAAGGTGCGCATGCTGGGCGAGATCGTCGCCGCCTACGGCTGGGGCGGCGGATCGGTGCGTGAGCGGCTATTCGTGCTGCACATCTTCCATCTGGCCTTCGCCAGCGCCCGAAGACGCCCCGAAGCGCTGGCCGATCTGGAGCGGTGGATCGCCGACATCGATCAGCCGCAGGTCCTGACCGACTATGACTGGCGTACCTTCCAGCTTGAGTACCGGGATCACATCGATCTGGCCAAGATGGCTCAGTTGCTCCCTCTGATCGGCGCGCCGGTCGGGGCCGTGGTCAACTGGCGGCTTGTCGAGCGGTTGGGCGAAACCGCGATCATGGCCTGCCGGATGCGGTGGTTCGCGGAGGCGGACTGCTTATCGAATCCGGAGGTTCCATAA
- the katG gene encoding catalase/peroxidase HPI: MDGHAGGATPLNDPKKEPAALRSLLGRTNRDWWPNQLTMDILHQQGKSGDPMGDDFSYAEAFKTLDLAAVKRDLTALMTDSQPWWPADYGHYGPFFIRMAWHSAGTYRTGDGRGGAGAGQQRFAPLNSWPDNGNLDKARRLLWPIKQKYGAKLSWADLMILAGNVAIESMGGPVFGFGGGRADVWEPEKDVYWGTEENWVGDEGNQTRIRPDDGAALEAPLAAIQMGLIYVNPEGPGGVPEALQSARDIRETFARMGMNDEETAALTAGGHTFGKAHGAGDASKVGAAPEGADIAQQGMGWQSGHESGIGDHTITSGIEGAWTPTPITWDMTYFDMLLDHDYELVRSPAGAKQWQPVGNPQETLAPAAHTPGKKVPTMMTTADMAFKVDPEYRKIMEKFRADPAYFADAFARAWFKLCHRDMGPKVRYLGPDVPAEDLIWQDPIPAHSGPLVGDADVRALKEKIAASGLSTAELVSTAWAAAATYRGSDHRGGANGGRLRLAPQKDWDVNEPAKLAKVLKVYEDIQASSGLNVSIADLIVLGGSVGIEQAAKAAGAPVEVPFTPGRTDASAEQTDVEGFAVLEPRADGFRNYLQVRFNVPTEELLVDRAQLLGLTAPEMTVLVGGLRVLGANHGGSTHGVLTDRPGQLTNDFFVNLLDMKTGWKKVDGEGDETFVGTDRETGEELWTATRTDLVFGSNSQLRALSEVYASADAGPKFVKDFVAAWVKVMNADRYDLKA; this comes from the coding sequence ATGGACGGACACGCCGGAGGCGCGACGCCCCTCAATGATCCGAAGAAGGAGCCGGCCGCGCTGCGCAGCCTTCTGGGTCGGACCAATCGTGACTGGTGGCCCAACCAGCTGACGATGGACATCCTGCACCAGCAAGGAAAGTCGGGCGACCCGATGGGCGACGACTTCAGCTACGCCGAGGCGTTCAAGACGCTGGATCTGGCGGCGGTGAAACGGGATCTGACCGCCCTGATGACGGACAGCCAGCCTTGGTGGCCGGCGGACTATGGCCATTACGGCCCCTTCTTCATCCGTATGGCGTGGCACTCGGCGGGCACCTATCGCACCGGCGACGGGCGTGGCGGCGCGGGCGCGGGGCAGCAGCGTTTCGCCCCGCTGAACAGCTGGCCGGACAACGGTAATCTGGACAAGGCGCGCCGCCTGCTGTGGCCGATCAAGCAGAAGTACGGCGCCAAGCTCAGCTGGGCGGACCTGATGATTCTCGCGGGCAATGTGGCCATCGAGAGCATGGGGGGGCCGGTGTTCGGTTTCGGCGGCGGTCGCGCCGATGTGTGGGAGCCCGAGAAGGACGTCTACTGGGGCACCGAGGAGAACTGGGTCGGGGATGAGGGCAACCAGACCCGCATCCGTCCGGATGACGGCGCGGCGCTTGAGGCCCCGCTGGCTGCCATCCAGATGGGCCTGATCTATGTGAATCCCGAGGGACCCGGCGGCGTGCCCGAAGCCCTGCAGTCGGCCCGAGACATTCGCGAAACCTTCGCCCGCATGGGTATGAACGATGAGGAGACGGCGGCGCTGACCGCGGGCGGCCACACCTTCGGCAAGGCCCACGGCGCCGGTGACGCCTCCAAGGTCGGCGCGGCTCCGGAAGGCGCGGACATCGCCCAGCAGGGGATGGGCTGGCAGTCGGGCCATGAAAGCGGCATCGGCGACCACACCATCACCTCGGGCATCGAGGGCGCATGGACCCCGACCCCGATCACCTGGGACATGACCTATTTCGACATGCTTCTGGACCACGACTACGAGCTGGTCCGCTCGCCCGCCGGGGCGAAGCAGTGGCAGCCGGTCGGAAATCCGCAGGAGACCCTCGCCCCGGCCGCGCATACGCCGGGCAAGAAGGTCCCGACGATGATGACCACGGCTGACATGGCGTTCAAGGTCGATCCTGAATACCGCAAGATCATGGAGAAGTTCCGGGCTGATCCAGCCTACTTCGCCGACGCCTTCGCCCGCGCCTGGTTCAAGCTGTGTCACCGCGATATGGGGCCGAAGGTTCGCTATCTCGGCCCGGACGTTCCGGCGGAGGATCTGATCTGGCAAGACCCGATCCCGGCGCATTCGGGCCCGCTTGTCGGAGATGCCGATGTCCGCGCCCTGAAGGAGAAGATCGCGGCGTCGGGCCTCTCCACGGCCGAGTTGGTCTCGACGGCCTGGGCGGCGGCGGCGACCTATCGTGGTTCGGACCATCGCGGCGGCGCCAACGGCGGCCGTCTGCGCCTCGCTCCGCAGAAAGACTGGGACGTGAATGAGCCGGCGAAGCTGGCGAAGGTCCTCAAGGTCTATGAAGACATCCAGGCGTCTTCGGGCCTGAACGTTTCCATCGCCGACCTGATCGTGCTGGGCGGTTCCGTCGGGATCGAGCAGGCGGCGAAGGCCGCGGGGGCTCCTGTCGAGGTTCCCTTCACGCCGGGCCGCACCGATGCCTCCGCGGAGCAGACCGATGTCGAGGGCTTCGCGGTGCTGGAGCCCCGCGCTGACGGCTTCCGCAACTATCTGCAGGTGCGCTTCAATGTTCCGACCGAGGAACTGCTGGTGGACCGGGCCCAGCTGCTGGGCCTGACCGCGCCTGAGATGACCGTTCTGGTCGGGGGTCTGCGGGTGCTGGGCGCCAATCACGGCGGCTCGACCCACGGCGTGCTCACGGATCGTCCGGGCCAACTGACCAACGACTTCTTCGTCAACCTGCTGGACATGAAGACCGGCTGGAAGAAGGTCGACGGTGAGGGTGACGAAACCTTCGTCGGCACCGACCGCGAGACCGGTGAGGAACTTTGGACCGCGACCCGTACCGATCTGGTGTTCGGCTCCAACTCGCAGCTGCGGGCCCTGTCTGAGGTCTATGCCTCGGCCGACGCCGGGCCGAAGTTCGTCAAGGACTTCGTCGCCGCCTGGGTGAAGGTCATGAACGCGGATCGATACGATCTGAAGGCCTGA
- the rarD gene encoding EamA family transporter RarD, whose protein sequence is MTTATGSDASRPALLSAFGCYTLWGLMPLLFMAQHAIGFDAFEILAHRALWAVLVAGLLVVLAKQGEQVMAAFRSPKTLLWLMLSTALIAVNWGLYVWATTHHATLEASLGYYINPLLNMIVGLWLFREKIDKWGWVAIGMAAVGVLLQALALGRPPWISIALAISFASYGVIRKRVPIEAQAGLFIECLLLAPLGLLWIVWLLHTGASAGFDSPVNLAWALANGPATVLPLALFAWSARRLPLSTIGFIQFLAPTIQFVIGVWSGEQLTGLRIASFAFIWTGAGVFAAAAFLRQRAARLALKNSAEEAVGG, encoded by the coding sequence ATGACCACCGCCACCGGCTCCGACGCGAGCCGCCCCGCCCTGCTGTCCGCTTTCGGCTGCTACACCCTGTGGGGGCTGATGCCCCTGCTGTTCATGGCCCAGCACGCCATCGGCTTCGATGCCTTCGAAATCCTCGCCCACCGCGCCCTGTGGGCGGTTCTGGTCGCGGGCCTTCTGGTCGTTCTGGCCAAACAGGGCGAGCAGGTCATGGCGGCGTTCCGCTCGCCGAAGACCTTGCTGTGGCTGATGCTGTCCACGGCCCTGATCGCGGTGAACTGGGGTCTGTACGTCTGGGCGACGACCCATCACGCCACGCTGGAGGCCAGCCTCGGCTACTACATCAACCCGCTGCTCAACATGATCGTCGGACTGTGGCTGTTCCGCGAGAAGATCGACAAATGGGGCTGGGTGGCCATCGGCATGGCGGCTGTCGGCGTTCTGCTGCAGGCGCTGGCTCTGGGCCGCCCGCCGTGGATCTCCATCGCCCTGGCCATCTCGTTCGCCAGCTACGGCGTGATCCGCAAACGCGTGCCCATCGAGGCGCAGGCGGGCCTGTTCATCGAATGCCTGCTGCTGGCCCCGCTGGGCCTGCTCTGGATCGTATGGCTGCTGCATACCGGCGCCAGTGCGGGCTTCGACAGCCCCGTCAACCTGGCCTGGGCGCTCGCCAACGGTCCGGCGACCGTCCTGCCGCTGGCCCTGTTCGCATGGTCAGCGCGCCGACTGCCCCTGTCGACCATCGGCTTCATTCAGTTTCTGGCGCCGACAATCCAGTTCGTGATCGGCGTCTGGTCCGGCGAGCAGCTGACGGGTCTGCGGATCGCCTCCTTCGCCTTTATCTGGACGGGCGCAGGCGTGTTCGCCGCCGCCGCCTTCCTGCGTCAGCGCGCCGCCCGGCTGGCGCTGAAGAACAGCGCGGAAGAGGCGGTCGGAGGGTAA
- a CDS encoding hydrogen peroxide-inducible genes activator, with translation MLPTLRQLQYLRLLAEHASFSRAAEAAHVSQPALSAGVQELERILGAPVVERTRGNVQLTAVGAEAVRRAEDVLARTEDLVEAARNAGKPLSGRFRLGVIPTVAPFLLPARLPGIKTAYPNLRLFIREDLTPRLVAALKTGHLDAAVIALPYSAAGIEHARIGDDEILAAAPVGHALAGEGPIPPGSLKAEDLILLEDGHCLRDQALAAFDIEAPKGDDVFAATSLHTLVQMVSSGLGVSFLPEMAVRAGLADMPGVVVRPIAAKAPRREIVVAWRAGSSRAAEAKLLAEALRLD, from the coding sequence ATGCTCCCCACGCTCCGCCAGCTTCAATATCTGCGTCTGCTCGCCGAGCACGCTTCGTTCAGCCGCGCCGCCGAGGCCGCCCATGTCAGTCAGCCCGCTCTGTCGGCGGGCGTGCAGGAGCTGGAGCGCATTCTCGGCGCGCCGGTGGTCGAACGGACGCGCGGCAATGTCCAGTTGACGGCTGTCGGCGCCGAGGCCGTGCGCCGGGCCGAGGACGTGCTGGCCCGCACGGAGGATCTGGTCGAAGCGGCGCGCAATGCGGGCAAGCCTCTGTCGGGTCGGTTTCGGCTGGGCGTCATACCGACGGTCGCGCCGTTCCTGCTTCCGGCGCGCCTGCCCGGCATCAAGACGGCCTATCCGAACCTGCGCCTGTTCATCCGGGAGGATCTGACGCCCCGGCTGGTCGCGGCGCTTAAGACCGGCCATCTCGACGCCGCCGTCATCGCCCTGCCGTACAGCGCGGCGGGTATCGAGCATGCGCGGATCGGCGATGATGAAATTCTGGCGGCCGCGCCGGTCGGTCACGCGCTGGCGGGCGAGGGGCCGATCCCGCCGGGTTCCTTGAAAGCCGAAGATCTGATCCTGCTGGAAGACGGGCATTGTCTGCGTGATCAGGCCTTGGCGGCCTTCGATATCGAGGCTCCCAAGGGCGATGACGTTTTCGCCGCCACCAGTCTGCATACGCTGGTGCAGATGGTGTCTTCCGGCCTGGGCGTCAGTTTCCTGCCGGAGATGGCCGTGCGCGCGGGATTGGCCGACATGCCCGGCGTGGTGGTTCGCCCCATCGCAGCCAAGGCTCCCCGACGCGAGATCGTGGTCGCCTGGCGCGCGGGCTCCAGTCGCGCGGCGGAGGCGAAGCTTCTGGCCGAAGCCCTGCGACTGGACTGA
- a CDS encoding aspartate-semialdehyde dehydrogenase, with amino-acid sequence MGYRVAVVGATGNVGREMMNILEEVDFPVDEIHAVASRKSKGVEVAFGDRTLKCQDLEQFDFSTVDIVLMSAGGGVSKEWSEKIGKAGPIVIDNSSAWRMDPDVPLIVPEVNPDDIKLATKKNIIANPNCSTIQLVTALRPLHDAAKIKRVVVSTYQSVSGAGKEGMDELWNQTKAIYGLGDATPKKFPKQIAFNVLPFIGSFRDDGYTDEEAKMWLETQKMLDPNIKLTVTCVRVPVFVGHSEAVTVEFDRPITPDEARAVLRDAPGVQVVDKHEADGYITPVDAAGEFAVYVSRIRKDHTVENGLSFWVVSDNLRKGAALNAVQIAQLLDETGTIKSSSGYRTLNV; translated from the coding sequence ATGGGCTATCGCGTCGCCGTCGTGGGCGCCACCGGCAATGTCGGTCGGGAGATGATGAACATCCTCGAGGAGGTCGACTTCCCCGTCGACGAGATCCACGCCGTCGCCTCGCGAAAATCCAAGGGCGTCGAGGTCGCGTTCGGCGACCGCACCCTGAAGTGCCAGGACCTTGAGCAGTTCGACTTCTCGACGGTCGACATCGTGCTGATGTCAGCCGGAGGCGGCGTGTCGAAGGAATGGTCCGAGAAGATCGGCAAGGCCGGTCCGATCGTGATCGACAACTCCTCCGCCTGGCGCATGGACCCGGACGTTCCGCTGATCGTGCCGGAAGTGAACCCGGACGACATCAAGCTGGCGACGAAGAAGAACATCATCGCGAACCCGAACTGCTCGACCATCCAGCTGGTCACCGCCCTGCGTCCGCTCCACGACGCGGCGAAGATCAAGCGCGTCGTCGTCTCGACCTACCAGTCCGTCTCGGGCGCCGGAAAGGAAGGCATGGACGAGCTGTGGAACCAGACCAAGGCCATCTACGGTCTGGGCGACGCCACGCCGAAGAAATTCCCCAAGCAGATCGCCTTCAACGTCCTGCCCTTCATCGGCTCGTTCCGCGACGACGGCTATACCGATGAAGAAGCCAAGATGTGGCTGGAGACGCAGAAGATGCTCGATCCGAACATCAAGCTGACCGTCACCTGCGTCCGCGTTCCGGTCTTCGTCGGCCATTCCGAGGCCGTAACGGTCGAGTTCGACCGCCCGATCACCCCGGACGAGGCCCGCGCCGTCCTGCGGGACGCGCCGGGCGTCCAGGTCGTCGATAAGCACGAGGCCGACGGCTACATCACGCCTGTCGACGCCGCGGGCGAGTTCGCCGTCTACGTCAGCCGCATCCGCAAGGACCACACGGTCGAGAACGGCCTGTCGTTCTGGGTCGTCTCGGACAACCTGCGCAAGGGCGCCGCCCTGAACGCTGTCCAGATCGCCCAACTGCTGGACGAGACCGGGACGATCAAATCGTCGTCCGGCTACCGCACCCTGAACGTCTGA
- a CDS encoding YbjN domain-containing protein produces the protein MRRLTAFAALAAATGLASAALPANAGDRGQASAPSPASQIAAVDRGVTAPEVKAWLTALGGNVVDPVPVEGGFLVRVQDSPLPWSLSLFGCQTRCDDLQYNAVFTGPVTEAQVSAWNRESRYLKAVWIGPAQPGGDATILAQYDLLLLTNGSDQLQEPTYIWLQLLTQFARSLFSSLPAAQPPAAPPSGQ, from the coding sequence ATGCGCCGACTGACCGCCTTCGCCGCCCTTGCCGCCGCCACGGGTCTGGCCTCCGCCGCCCTGCCGGCCAACGCCGGAGATCGGGGCCAGGCGTCCGCGCCGTCCCCGGCCTCCCAGATCGCTGCTGTTGATCGAGGCGTGACCGCGCCGGAGGTGAAGGCGTGGCTGACGGCTCTGGGCGGCAATGTCGTGGATCCGGTCCCGGTCGAGGGCGGCTTTCTGGTTCGGGTGCAGGACAGCCCCCTGCCCTGGAGCCTGAGCCTGTTCGGCTGTCAGACGCGCTGTGACGACCTCCAGTACAATGCGGTGTTCACCGGTCCGGTCACCGAAGCCCAGGTTTCGGCCTGGAACCGGGAAAGCCGCTATCTGAAGGCGGTCTGGATCGGGCCGGCCCAGCCTGGCGGGGATGCGACCATTCTGGCCCAGTATGATCTGCTGCTACTGACCAACGGCTCAGACCAGCTGCAGGAGCCGACCTACATATGGCTTCAGCTTCTGACCCAGTTCGCGCGGTCGCTGTTCTCAAGCCTGCCCGCGGCCCAGCCGCCCGCCGCCCCGCCGTCGGGTCAGTAA
- the zapE gene encoding cell division protein ZapE, with protein sequence MTSRIRSAYDIRIEEGVLTPDPAQEPLIKALERLEADLMKKSLFGKPPAVQGIYIWGPPGRGKSMLMDLFVSSSPEPRKMRAHFHAFMARIHKLVDQWRKGDRKTRQAIFGIHKGDDPIEPIAELIASEARLLCFDELQVTDIADAMILGRLFEALFERRVVLAVTSNRAPTELYKNGLNRQLFLPFIAEIQKRCAVVEIDGARDWRLDRLMGSPVWFTPDQRDAFETLWFELRGGEPEEPAHLTVLGRDVVVERTAGGMARATFEDLCARPLGPQDYLAIAARFHTIFLDRIPVLGPANHHEARRFVTLIDAMYEAKTRLIGLAVARPEALYTQGVGAFEFERTVSRLNEMASADWLAHQREI encoded by the coding sequence ATGACCTCCCGCATCCGCTCCGCCTACGACATCCGCATCGAGGAAGGCGTTCTGACGCCCGATCCGGCTCAGGAGCCGTTGATCAAGGCGCTGGAGCGGCTTGAGGCCGACCTGATGAAGAAGAGCCTTTTCGGAAAGCCGCCGGCGGTTCAGGGCATCTACATCTGGGGCCCGCCGGGACGGGGAAAGTCCATGCTGATGGACCTGTTCGTCTCCAGCTCGCCCGAGCCGCGCAAGATGCGCGCGCACTTCCATGCCTTCATGGCCCGCATTCACAAGCTGGTCGATCAGTGGCGAAAGGGAGACCGGAAGACCCGTCAGGCCATCTTCGGCATCCACAAGGGCGATGATCCCATCGAGCCGATCGCCGAGCTGATTGCGTCCGAGGCGCGGCTGCTGTGCTTTGACGAATTGCAGGTCACCGACATCGCCGACGCCATGATTCTGGGCCGTTTGTTCGAAGCCCTGTTCGAACGCCGGGTGGTGCTGGCGGTGACCTCGAACCGCGCGCCGACCGAGCTGTACAAGAACGGGCTGAATCGACAGCTCTTCCTGCCCTTCATCGCCGAGATCCAGAAGCGTTGCGCGGTGGTGGAGATCGATGGCGCGCGCGACTGGCGACTGGATCGGTTGATGGGCTCACCGGTCTGGTTCACTCCGGATCAACGCGACGCCTTCGAGACCCTGTGGTTTGAGCTGCGTGGTGGCGAGCCCGAAGAACCCGCCCATCTGACGGTTCTGGGGCGTGACGTGGTGGTCGAGCGCACGGCGGGCGGCATGGCGCGCGCGACTTTCGAGGATCTGTGCGCGCGTCCCCTCGGTCCGCAGGACTATCTGGCCATCGCCGCCCGCTTCCACACGATTTTCCTCGATAGGATTCCGGTTCTGGGCCCGGCGAACCATCACGAGGCCCGGCGGTTCGTGACCCTGATCGACGCGATGTACGAGGCGAAAACCCGTCTGATCGGGCTCGCGGTCGCACGGCCGGAAGCGTTGTACACCCAGGGCGTCGGGGCGTTCGAGTTCGAACGGACGGTGTCGCGCCTGAACGAGATGGCGTCAGCGGATTGGCTGGCCCATCAGCGCGAGATTTGA
- the mdh gene encoding malate dehydrogenase: protein MARAKIALIGAGMIGGTLAHVAAREALGDVILFDIAEGTPQGKALDIAEASAVFGQDVALKGANDYADIAGADICIVTAGVPRKPGMSRDDLIGINLKVMKAVGEGIKAHAPNAFVICITNPLDAMVWALQKFSGLPKEKVVGMAGVLDSARFAYFLAEKTGVSVQDIHAWTLGGHGDDMVPMVRHSTVGGLPLPDAVAAGFLSQAELDAIVERTRKGGGEIVALLKTGSAFYAPAESAIAMAKSYLLDQKRVLPCAVWLSGEYGLSDLYVGVPALIGAAGVEKIVEFTTNDEEKAMFAKSVESVQGLIQACKDIEPSLA from the coding sequence ATGGCTCGCGCGAAGATCGCCCTCATCGGCGCCGGTATGATCGGCGGCACCCTGGCTCACGTTGCGGCGCGCGAAGCGCTGGGCGACGTGATCCTGTTCGACATCGCTGAGGGCACCCCGCAAGGCAAGGCTCTGGACATCGCGGAAGCCTCGGCCGTCTTCGGTCAGGACGTGGCCCTGAAGGGCGCCAACGACTACGCCGACATCGCCGGCGCCGACATCTGCATCGTCACCGCCGGCGTACCGCGCAAGCCGGGCATGAGCCGCGACGACCTGATCGGCATCAACCTGAAGGTCATGAAGGCCGTCGGTGAGGGCATCAAGGCCCACGCCCCGAACGCCTTCGTCATCTGCATCACCAACCCGCTCGACGCGATGGTCTGGGCCCTGCAGAAATTCTCGGGCCTGCCGAAGGAGAAGGTCGTCGGCATGGCCGGCGTGCTGGACTCGGCCCGCTTCGCCTACTTCCTGGCTGAAAAGACCGGAGTGTCGGTGCAGGACATCCACGCCTGGACACTGGGCGGCCACGGCGACGACATGGTCCCGATGGTCCGCCACTCGACCGTCGGCGGCCTGCCGCTGCCGGATGCCGTCGCCGCCGGCTTCCTGTCGCAAGCCGAACTGGACGCTATCGTCGAACGCACCCGCAAGGGCGGTGGCGAGATCGTCGCGCTGCTGAAGACCGGCTCGGCCTTCTACGCCCCGGCGGAATCGGCCATCGCCATGGCCAAGTCCTACCTGCTGGACCAGAAGCGCGTCCTGCCTTGCGCTGTATGGCTGTCGGGCGAATACGGCCTGTCGGACCTGTACGTCGGTGTTCCGGCCCTGATCGGCGCCGCCGGCGTCGAGAAGATCGTCGAGTTCACCACCAACGACGAAGAGAAGGCGATGTTCGCCAAGTCGGTGGAGTCGGTTCAGGGCCTTATCCAGGCCTGTAAGGACATCGAGCCCTCGCTGGCTTAA